From the genome of Leptolyngbya sp. FACHB-261, one region includes:
- a CDS encoding alpha/beta fold hydrolase, translating to MQPYQFINVGNTQLHYLDLGEGKPVVLLHGDPGSVWDWEAVTPHLAQDYRVLAFDRRGHGLSPRHEPLDARPPAHAEFLRLACRSLQVERPVLVAHSYGCAVALAWAVMHPEDLAGVVLLSPVGEAFQIWASTWIAQASAWGMVLSKPLAPWLSTTVAAPIAWAAIEVAFWPESVNRGYQDRAFKLWTRPTNLMAIAEDLAALTPGLDDLADLAPARSLPIIVAEGAQDLLVGSGPGHWLRRNLPQAQSVCFDHCGHMLQYTRTQAVLDLIRSLLD from the coding sequence ATGCAGCCTTATCAATTTATCAATGTCGGCAACACCCAACTGCACTACTTAGATTTGGGCGAGGGCAAGCCGGTCGTGCTCCTGCATGGCGACCCAGGCTCAGTGTGGGACTGGGAGGCGGTAACTCCTCACTTGGCTCAAGACTACCGAGTTCTGGCCTTCGACCGGCGCGGTCATGGGTTGAGCCCACGCCACGAGCCGCTTGATGCTCGTCCCCCAGCCCATGCCGAATTTTTGCGGCTGGCCTGCCGTTCGTTGCAGGTAGAACGGCCCGTCCTAGTGGCGCATTCCTATGGTTGCGCGGTGGCCTTGGCTTGGGCAGTCATGCATCCGGAGGATTTGGCGGGAGTGGTGCTGCTGTCTCCTGTGGGTGAAGCCTTCCAAATCTGGGCCAGTACCTGGATCGCGCAGGCAAGCGCCTGGGGGATGGTGCTATCTAAACCGCTCGCCCCCTGGCTGAGTACAACCGTCGCTGCACCTATCGCCTGGGCCGCTATTGAAGTCGCATTCTGGCCTGAATCAGTCAACCGAGGCTATCAAGACCGTGCCTTTAAGCTCTGGACACGCCCCACTAACTTGATGGCTATTGCTGAAGATTTAGCTGCCCTAACCCCTGGCTTGGATGACCTAGCCGATCTAGCTCCTGCCCGCAGCCTGCCGATCATTGTTGCGGAAGGAGCCCAAGATCTATTAGTCGGGTCAGGACCGGGGCACTGGCTGCGGCGCAACTTGCCTCAGGCTCAAAGCGTTTGCTTTGACCATTGCGGCCATATGCTTCAGTACACCAGAACCCAGGCAGTTTTAGATTTGATTCGAAGCCTACTCGACTAG
- a CDS encoding NAD(P)H-quinone oxidoreductase subunit 4 — MMSSQFPWLTTIVLLPLLAALAIPVLPDQQGRTVRWYALGVGLVDFVLTLFTFGRHYDLRNHAFQLTESYPWVPQLGLNWSVAVDGLSMPLIVLTGLVTTLAIVAGWKVERKPRLFYALMLVMYSAQIGVFAAQDMLLFFLMWELELVPVYLLISIWGGAKRLYAATKFILYTALGSIFILVAALAMAFYGDTVTFDLSALAHKHYSLTFELLVYAALLIAFGVKLPIFPLHTWLPDAHSEASAPVSMLLAGVLLKMGGYALIRMNIEMLPHAHAYFAPVLVVLGVVNILYGAFTAFAQTHLKRRLAYSSISHMGFVLVGIASFTELGLNGAVLQMVSHGLIAAALFFLSGVTYERTNTLVMEKLGGMAKRMPKVFALFTAGSMASLALPGMSGFVGELTIFLGLATSDAYSSSFKTVVVLLAAVGVILTPIYLLSMLRKVFYGSENPYLVPEPWNLADASPREVLVPLCLLIPIIGIGLYPKVATQTYDAKTVAVIAHVRDALPTVAEASPAYLDTQTFVAPKLPGAKVGELLGVMETVSLPH; from the coding sequence ATGATGAGTAGTCAATTTCCCTGGCTAACCACAATCGTTCTGTTACCCCTGCTTGCGGCTCTAGCCATCCCCGTACTTCCTGACCAACAGGGCAGAACGGTTCGTTGGTATGCCTTGGGGGTAGGACTGGTCGACTTTGTGCTGACGCTGTTTACCTTCGGGCGTCACTACGATTTGCGCAACCACGCGTTCCAACTCACTGAAAGTTATCCCTGGGTGCCTCAATTGGGCCTCAACTGGTCAGTTGCAGTTGATGGCCTTTCTATGCCTCTGATTGTGCTGACAGGGTTGGTGACAACTCTAGCAATTGTGGCGGGCTGGAAGGTTGAGCGCAAACCCCGTCTGTTTTACGCCCTGATGCTGGTCATGTACAGTGCTCAGATCGGCGTATTCGCAGCTCAAGATATGCTCCTATTCTTCTTGATGTGGGAGCTAGAGCTGGTGCCGGTCTACCTCCTAATCTCAATTTGGGGAGGAGCCAAGCGTCTCTACGCAGCGACCAAGTTTATTCTCTACACTGCCTTAGGCTCGATCTTCATTCTGGTCGCAGCTTTGGCAATGGCCTTCTATGGCGATACCGTTACCTTTGACCTGAGCGCCCTAGCCCACAAGCACTATTCGCTCACCTTCGAGCTGTTGGTTTACGCTGCTCTGCTGATTGCCTTTGGGGTTAAGCTGCCCATTTTTCCGCTGCACACCTGGTTACCGGATGCCCACAGCGAGGCTTCTGCTCCAGTTTCGATGCTGCTAGCAGGCGTTCTGCTGAAGATGGGAGGCTATGCGCTAATCCGCATGAACATTGAGATGCTGCCTCACGCCCATGCCTACTTTGCCCCGGTGTTGGTAGTTCTTGGGGTGGTTAACATTCTCTACGGAGCGTTCACGGCCTTTGCTCAAACCCATCTCAAGCGTCGGTTGGCTTACTCGTCGATTTCCCACATGGGCTTCGTACTGGTGGGGATTGCCTCGTTTACCGAGCTGGGTCTTAACGGCGCGGTCCTGCAAATGGTGTCCCACGGCCTGATTGCAGCGGCGCTGTTCTTCCTGTCCGGCGTGACTTACGAGCGCACCAACACCCTAGTGATGGAAAAACTGGGTGGAATGGCCAAGCGCATGCCCAAGGTGTTTGCTCTATTCACTGCTGGCTCAATGGCCTCCTTGGCTTTGCCCGGTATGAGTGGCTTCGTTGGTGAGCTAACTATCTTCCTGGGCCTGGCCACGAGCGATGCCTACAGCTCAAGCTTCAAAACGGTTGTGGTTCTGCTGGCAGCAGTCGGTGTTATCCTCACACCCATTTATCTGCTCTCGATGCTGCGCAAAGTCTTCTACGGCTCCGAGAACCCCTACCTGGTCCCCGAGCCCTGGAATCTCGCTGATGCTAGCCCCAGAGAAGTTCTAGTTCCTCTCTGTCTGCTGATTCCGATCATCGGGATTGGTCTATACCCCAAGGTTGCTACCCAAACTTACGATGCCAAGACGGTGGCAGTGATTGCCCATGTCCGGGATGCGCTACCAACCGTTGCCGAAGCCAGTCCTGCCTATCTTGATACGCAAACATTTGTGGCTCCTAAACTGCCTGGAGCTAAGGTGGGCGAGTTGCTGGGAGTAATGGAAACCGTCTCGCTCCCCCACTAA
- a CDS encoding glutathione peroxidase: MSGVSNIAVKTIQGEDKQLGEYAGKVLLIVNVASYCGYTPQYDGLEKLSQKYKDRGLRVLGFPCNDYGAQEPGSGAEIMEFCTNRYGVSFDLFEKVQAKGPQQHPLYAVLSNAVEPAGDVTWNFEKFLVNKQGEVIARFKSSVKPDAPELVSAIERELEQ; this comes from the coding sequence ATGAGTGGCGTCTCTAATATTGCGGTCAAAACAATTCAGGGGGAAGACAAGCAACTGGGAGAATATGCAGGTAAGGTGCTCCTGATCGTCAACGTAGCCTCATACTGTGGTTACACACCGCAGTACGATGGTCTAGAGAAATTGAGCCAGAAATACAAAGACCGGGGTCTGCGTGTATTGGGCTTTCCTTGCAATGACTATGGCGCACAGGAACCCGGTAGCGGTGCGGAAATCATGGAGTTCTGCACCAACCGTTATGGTGTGAGCTTTGACTTATTTGAGAAAGTACAGGCCAAAGGTCCACAGCAGCATCCCCTTTATGCTGTGTTGAGCAACGCAGTCGAGCCTGCAGGCGATGTGACTTGGAACTTCGAGAAATTTCTAGTTAATAAACAGGGGGAAGTCATTGCTCGATTCAAAAGCAGTGTCAAGCCGGATGCACCCGAGTTGGTCTCTGCGATTGAGCGGGAGCTAGAACAGTAG
- a CDS encoding carbon dioxide-concentrating mechanism protein CcmK, with product MPAAVGVIQTIGFPAVLAAADAMVKAGQVTLVYYGIAESGQFLVAIRGSNSEVQPAITAGVEAAEQVFGGTVVDYYIVPNPPENVVEVLPIEYTETVEQFRIP from the coding sequence GTGCCAGCGGCAGTCGGTGTTATTCAAACAATCGGGTTTCCGGCAGTGCTGGCAGCAGCAGACGCAATGGTCAAGGCAGGGCAGGTCACCCTGGTTTACTATGGCATCGCCGAGAGTGGGCAATTTTTGGTTGCCATTCGGGGTAGCAATTCAGAAGTACAACCGGCAATTACAGCAGGCGTTGAAGCAGCAGAGCAAGTCTTTGGAGGAACGGTGGTTGACTACTACATCGTTCCCAACCCACCAGAGAATGTTGTGGAAGTTTTGCCGATTGAGTATACCGAGACAGTTGAACAGTTCCGAATCCCCTGA
- a CDS encoding carbon dioxide-concentrating mechanism protein CcmK has protein sequence MPSAVGSIETKGFPAVLAAADAMVKAGRVTLVGYIRVGSARFTVNVRGDVSEVKAAVAAGIAAIENVHGGTMESWVIIPRPHENVECVLPIAYTREVERFLDAVEQVTINRS, from the coding sequence ATGCCATCGGCGGTTGGATCAATTGAAACGAAAGGGTTTCCGGCAGTGTTGGCAGCGGCAGACGCAATGGTCAAAGCAGGCCGAGTCACGCTAGTGGGCTACATTCGCGTGGGTAGTGCCCGTTTTACTGTTAATGTTCGCGGCGATGTTTCTGAGGTGAAAGCTGCTGTTGCGGCAGGCATTGCTGCGATTGAAAATGTTCACGGCGGCACGATGGAATCTTGGGTGATTATTCCGCGTCCGCATGAGAACGTGGAATGTGTTCTACCAATTGCCTATACGCGTGAAGTCGAACGCTTCCTGGATGCTGTGGAGCAGGTCACGATTAATCGCTCATAG
- a CDS encoding family 10 glycosylhydrolase, protein MRLEQLQRRNVGISLSKLSAEPELLVQLQENLARLGLYTSRIDGSYGPQTEAALEAFCHADLNLLDQGVLGASFAQELLSRRQNSPFRTASSSLPHLPQELRGIWIPNVNHSKVLDSRVNLAQAMEFLAELRFNVVFPVVWNQGFTLYRSQVMLDHGFAFNIAPYFAHQGRDPLAELIVEAHSRGIVVIPWFEYGFASSPKRQGGHLLQKKPAWAVRDAQGSLLHKGGMTWMNALDPEVQEFMQSLILEVIQKYDVDGIQGDDRLPALPAEAGYEPSTLIRFRAEFGQAPPANPKDSAWLQWRADQLTDFLARLYSQIKAIRPQLVVSMAPSVYPWGLQNYLQDSKAWMQRGLVDLLHPQIYRSDFGKYRQEIEKLGQYLGADQLQKCVPGVAFKANGVELSCQDLLRIIQLHREHGIPGEVFFFYEGLRRQSNAVAKALKGGPYATLASVPFSLQADLA, encoded by the coding sequence ATGAGACTTGAACAGCTGCAGCGCCGAAATGTAGGCATCAGCCTGTCTAAGCTGAGCGCTGAGCCAGAACTGCTCGTGCAGTTACAAGAGAATTTGGCCCGTCTAGGGTTGTATACCAGTCGCATCGATGGCTCCTATGGCCCTCAGACCGAGGCTGCTTTAGAAGCCTTTTGTCATGCTGACTTAAACCTCCTGGACCAAGGGGTTCTCGGTGCCAGCTTTGCTCAGGAGTTGTTGAGCCGCCGTCAGAATAGCCCGTTCCGAACGGCTTCCAGTTCTCTACCCCACCTCCCTCAAGAGCTGAGAGGCATTTGGATCCCTAACGTCAATCACAGCAAAGTACTCGATTCACGAGTCAATCTAGCTCAGGCAATGGAATTCCTGGCTGAGCTGAGATTCAACGTTGTGTTTCCTGTGGTTTGGAATCAGGGCTTTACGCTTTATCGCAGCCAAGTCATGTTGGATCATGGCTTTGCCTTCAATATTGCTCCCTATTTTGCCCATCAAGGCCGTGATCCGCTGGCCGAGCTGATTGTTGAAGCCCATAGCCGAGGCATCGTAGTGATTCCCTGGTTTGAGTACGGCTTTGCCAGTTCGCCTAAGCGCCAAGGTGGACATCTTTTGCAGAAGAAACCAGCATGGGCCGTGCGTGATGCTCAGGGTTCTTTGCTGCACAAGGGCGGCATGACCTGGATGAATGCCCTTGACCCTGAGGTGCAAGAGTTCATGCAAAGCCTCATCCTTGAGGTCATCCAAAAATATGATGTGGATGGCATTCAGGGCGATGATCGGCTGCCTGCTCTGCCTGCCGAAGCGGGTTATGAACCTAGTACGCTCATCCGTTTTCGAGCTGAGTTTGGTCAGGCTCCGCCAGCTAATCCCAAAGATTCAGCTTGGCTGCAGTGGCGAGCCGACCAATTGACTGACTTTCTAGCTCGCCTATACTCCCAGATCAAAGCGATTAGGCCGCAACTAGTGGTCTCAATGGCTCCCAGTGTCTATCCTTGGGGCTTGCAGAACTATCTTCAAGACTCTAAAGCTTGGATGCAGCGTGGTTTGGTTGACCTACTACATCCTCAAATTTATCGCTCCGATTTCGGCAAGTATCGGCAAGAAATTGAAAAGCTGGGGCAGTATCTCGGAGCTGATCAGCTACAAAAATGTGTCCCAGGCGTTGCCTTTAAAGCCAATGGTGTCGAGTTGAGTTGTCAGGATCTCTTGCGGATCATTCAACTCCACCGTGAGCATGGCATCCCAGGAGAAGTCTTCTTTTTCTACGAAGGCTTGCGCAGGCAGAGCAATGCCGTAGCCAAGGCCTTGAAGGGAGGACCCTACGCGACCTTGGCTTCAGTTCCTTTTTCACTCCAAGCAGACCTGGCTTAA
- the fghA gene encoding S-formylglutathione hydrolase: MPTSPSLVSEYRCFGGKLGFYKHYSQTCNGEMRFAVYQPPQAQSRRLPVLYFLSGLTCTEENFMVKAGAQRFAAEHGLILVTPDTSPRDAGIEGENDDWDFGTGAGFYVDATAQPWQAHYQMYSYVVEELPALIAEHFPVQPGRQGIFGHSMGGHGALVCALRNPERYQSVSAFAPIAAPTRCAWGQKAFGNYLGPDSEAWRAYDASELVLSAHDNRLILIDQGSADPFLNDQLLPEVFEQACAKVGQPLNLRRQPGYDHGYYFITTFVEDHIRHHAAVLLP; encoded by the coding sequence ATGCCAACCTCTCCCAGTCTGGTCAGCGAGTATCGTTGCTTCGGTGGCAAGCTCGGCTTTTACAAGCATTACTCCCAAACTTGCAATGGGGAGATGCGTTTTGCAGTCTATCAACCGCCTCAAGCTCAATCGAGACGATTGCCAGTACTGTACTTCCTCTCCGGGCTGACCTGCACCGAAGAAAATTTCATGGTCAAGGCTGGGGCGCAACGCTTTGCTGCCGAACATGGCTTGATTCTCGTAACTCCAGATACCAGCCCTCGCGATGCAGGCATCGAAGGCGAAAACGACGACTGGGATTTCGGAACGGGTGCTGGATTTTATGTGGATGCCACTGCCCAACCCTGGCAAGCTCACTATCAAATGTATAGCTACGTGGTTGAGGAACTGCCTGCCCTAATTGCTGAGCACTTCCCAGTTCAGCCAGGACGACAGGGCATCTTTGGACACTCCATGGGAGGGCACGGAGCCCTAGTCTGTGCGCTGAGAAACCCAGAGCGCTATCAGTCGGTCTCAGCCTTTGCCCCCATCGCTGCGCCGACCCGTTGTGCCTGGGGCCAAAAAGCCTTTGGCAATTATCTTGGCCCTGACTCGGAAGCTTGGCGCGCTTATGACGCTAGCGAACTGGTCCTCTCCGCTCACGACAACCGACTGATTCTGATCGACCAGGGCAGTGCCGATCCATTCCTGAATGATCAACTACTGCCTGAGGTGTTTGAGCAAGCCTGTGCCAAGGTGGGCCAACCGCTCAACTTGCGCCGACAGCCTGGCTACGACCACGGTTATTACTTCATCACCACATTTGTTGAAGATCATATCCGTCACCATGCGGCAGTTTTGCTCCCCTAG
- a CDS encoding acyl carrier protein, translating to MDEQIFARVQQVLAQVFERRREQITSSTYVVADLGADSIDIVELVLTLEEEFDLDIPFEDLEEVQDVNAQQIASYFTRKLQDED from the coding sequence ATGGATGAGCAAATTTTTGCCAGAGTTCAACAAGTTCTAGCCCAAGTCTTTGAGCGCCGCAGAGAGCAAATCACTTCAAGTACTTATGTAGTCGCAGATTTAGGTGCAGATTCTATCGATATTGTGGAGCTAGTCTTGACTTTGGAAGAGGAATTTGATCTTGACATTCCCTTCGAGGATCTGGAGGAAGTTCAAGACGTGAATGCACAACAAATTGCCAGCTATTTCACCAGAAAGCTGCAGGATGAAGATTGA
- a CDS encoding GrpB family protein — translation MDEIVIVEYDPRWPAQFEAEKTKIWEALGNEQVVAIEHMGSTAVPGLAAKPIIDLMVGVRSLDAARQGIPHLESLGYIHWHDDPNPERLFLVKGMPPFGKERTHHIHIVEAYGKFWERLLFRDYLRAHPEEAQCYAALKRGLAAHFQTDREGYTEAKNEYIQTIMKRARQEQNIGR, via the coding sequence ATGGATGAAATCGTTATCGTCGAATACGACCCACGCTGGCCCGCTCAGTTTGAAGCAGAAAAAACCAAGATCTGGGAAGCATTGGGCAATGAGCAGGTTGTCGCGATCGAACATATGGGCAGCACGGCGGTGCCAGGCTTAGCTGCCAAACCGATCATTGATTTGATGGTTGGTGTTCGTTCCTTAGATGCTGCCAGGCAGGGCATCCCGCACTTAGAGTCGCTGGGTTATATTCACTGGCACGATGATCCCAATCCAGAGCGCCTATTTCTGGTTAAAGGTATGCCTCCCTTTGGTAAAGAGCGTACCCATCATATTCACATCGTTGAAGCGTATGGCAAATTTTGGGAACGGTTGCTGTTCCGAGACTACCTGCGCGCTCACCCCGAAGAAGCGCAGTGTTACGCAGCCCTCAAACGCGGCTTGGCTGCTCACTTCCAAACAGACCGAGAAGGCTATACAGAGGCAAAAAACGAATATATCCAGACCATTATGAAACGAGCACGTCAGGAGCAGAATATTGGCAGGTAG
- a CDS encoding DUF2283 domain-containing protein, protein MKIRYFSDTDTLSIRLNDKPSVESEEIASDVVIDFDTEGGVVGLEIDLASSKVDLKTLELKGLLTPVANAN, encoded by the coding sequence ATGAAGATACGGTACTTCTCTGACACTGACACTCTCTCGATTAGGTTGAATGACAAGCCCAGCGTTGAATCAGAAGAGATTGCCTCAGATGTTGTGATCGATTTCGATACCGAGGGAGGTGTTGTTGGTCTCGAGATCGATTTAGCCTCCTCAAAAGTTGATTTGAAAACTTTAGAGCTTAAAGGATTGCTGACACCAGTTGCAAACGCTAATTAA
- a CDS encoding S-(hydroxymethyl)glutathione dehydrogenase/class III alcohol dehydrogenase — MMNVKAAVAFEAGKPLSIETVQLAGPKAGEVLIEIKATGICHTDAYTLSGSDSEGLFPAILGHEGAGVVVEVGPGVTSLKPGDHVIPLYTPECRQCEYCLSQKTNLCQAIRSTQGRGVMPDGTSRFSLDGQQILHYMGTSTFANYTVLPEIAVAKIREDAPFEKVCYIGCGVTTGIGAVINTAKVEPGARVVVFGLGGIGLNVIQGARLVGASQIVGVDINPSRRELAEKFGMTDFVNPKEVEGDLVPYLVDLTKGGADYSFECIGNVDIMRQALECCHKGWGVSVIIGVAGAGQEIRTRPFQLVTGRVWKGTAFGGARGRTDVPKIVDWYMDGKINIDDLITHVLPVDQINDAFDLMHKGESIRSVVTF; from the coding sequence ATGATGAACGTTAAAGCAGCAGTCGCCTTTGAGGCAGGCAAACCCCTCAGTATTGAAACTGTGCAGCTTGCGGGCCCCAAAGCTGGCGAAGTTTTAATTGAAATCAAAGCAACTGGCATCTGCCACACTGACGCTTACACCCTCTCTGGCTCGGACTCCGAAGGACTCTTCCCCGCCATCTTGGGGCACGAAGGTGCAGGCGTCGTTGTAGAAGTTGGCCCTGGTGTCACTAGCCTCAAACCTGGCGATCATGTCATTCCGCTCTACACCCCAGAATGCCGACAGTGCGAATACTGCCTGAGCCAAAAAACCAACCTCTGTCAAGCTATTCGCTCTACCCAGGGACGAGGCGTCATGCCTGATGGCACCAGCCGCTTCTCTCTAGATGGTCAGCAAATTTTGCACTACATGGGCACCTCGACCTTTGCTAATTACACGGTGCTGCCCGAAATTGCCGTAGCCAAAATCCGCGAAGACGCGCCTTTTGAAAAAGTTTGCTACATCGGCTGTGGTGTCACCACAGGCATTGGCGCCGTGATTAACACGGCCAAAGTTGAACCAGGCGCTAGAGTTGTTGTTTTCGGACTGGGCGGCATTGGTCTGAATGTGATTCAAGGGGCTCGTCTGGTAGGAGCTAGTCAAATTGTTGGGGTCGATATCAATCCCAGCCGCCGTGAGTTGGCAGAAAAGTTCGGCATGACTGACTTTGTCAATCCCAAAGAAGTTGAAGGCGATTTAGTTCCCTATCTTGTAGACCTAACCAAAGGCGGTGCCGACTACAGCTTCGAGTGCATTGGTAATGTCGATATCATGCGTCAGGCCCTCGAATGCTGCCATAAAGGTTGGGGAGTCAGTGTGATTATTGGGGTTGCCGGTGCTGGTCAAGAAATTCGCACCCGCCCCTTTCAATTAGTCACTGGCCGTGTTTGGAAAGGCACTGCCTTCGGCGGAGCTAGAGGCCGTACGGATGTGCCCAAAATTGTGGACTGGTACATGGACGGCAAGATCAACATCGACGATCTGATCACCCATGTGCTCCCCGTCGACCAAATCAATGATGCCTTTGATTTGATGCACAAAGGCGAGTCAATTCGCAGCGTGGTGACGTTTTAG
- a CDS encoding PPC domain-containing protein: protein MFRKLVPSTVTTLVAGSMLVGPFVLPAQAQRGYAPMPLPASNQVSDSLTRNDLPTGQGSFARDYVIEVKNPGRVVRINLESTVLDPMVTLLGPDGTTIAENDDEPGGSTNSQLFALLDKAGTYTIRVQTVGEVRTGAFTLKVGYYAPVR from the coding sequence ATGTTTCGGAAGCTCGTTCCCAGCACCGTGACCACTCTTGTCGCTGGTTCTATGTTGGTTGGGCCATTTGTTCTACCTGCGCAGGCACAGCGAGGCTATGCGCCCATGCCTCTACCGGCTAGCAATCAAGTGAGTGATTCTCTAACGCGAAACGATCTGCCCACGGGTCAGGGTAGCTTTGCTCGGGATTATGTGATTGAGGTCAAAAATCCGGGTCGGGTGGTTCGCATCAATCTTGAATCAACGGTTCTCGATCCGATGGTGACGCTGTTAGGCCCCGATGGCACCACGATTGCGGAGAACGACGATGAGCCGGGAGGCAGCACCAATTCCCAGTTGTTTGCGCTGTTGGATAAGGCGGGTACTTACACGATTCGGGTACAGACAGTGGGTGAGGTGCGGACGGGTGCCTTCACCCTGAAGGTGGGCTATTACGCGCCTGTGCGGTAA
- a CDS encoding Uma2 family endonuclease, with translation MTALSPATQATEIFYPSSDGEPVAETYAHLYVLLVTLEVLRQYLLGRQATVLGNQFLYFAKDFPRLRVAPDVMVIFEVTPGGRDNYKVWEEGQVPAVIFEMTSKGTKDQDLIHKKMLYEQLGVQEYWLFDPKAEWIEEQLRGYRLRGDVYELIQDGLSQPLQLRLQPEGSLIGFYREDTGEKLPIPEELAQALREETLARQQAEERAEQERQRAEQERQRAEQALLQVEQLKAQLRAMGVDPDAS, from the coding sequence ATGACGGCGCTCTCCCCCGCGACCCAAGCCACTGAAATCTTTTATCCCAGTTCTGATGGTGAACCGGTAGCTGAAACCTATGCTCACCTATATGTTTTGTTGGTGACGCTTGAAGTTCTGAGGCAGTACTTGCTGGGGCGTCAGGCGACAGTGTTGGGCAACCAGTTTCTCTACTTTGCAAAGGATTTTCCCCGCTTACGGGTCGCGCCGGATGTGATGGTCATTTTTGAGGTGACCCCGGGCGGTCGGGATAATTACAAAGTTTGGGAAGAGGGCCAGGTGCCAGCAGTCATTTTTGAAATGACTTCGAAGGGAACCAAAGACCAAGATCTGATTCACAAAAAGATGCTCTATGAGCAGCTAGGTGTGCAGGAATATTGGCTGTTTGACCCGAAGGCGGAGTGGATTGAAGAACAACTGCGCGGCTACCGGTTACGGGGAGACGTCTACGAACTCATTCAGGACGGGCTCAGCCAACCGTTGCAACTGCGTCTACAGCCTGAGGGCTCACTGATTGGTTTCTATCGAGAGGATACCGGCGAGAAGTTGCCCATTCCCGAAGAGTTGGCGCAGGCTCTACGCGAAGAGACGCTGGCTCGGCAGCAGGCGGAGGAACGGGCAGAGCAAGAGCGCCAAAGAGCGGAGCAGGAGCGCCAACGGGCAGAACAGGCACTCCTGCAAGTGGAACAGCTCAAGGCACAGTTGAGGGCGATGGGTGTTGATCCAGATGCCTCTTAA